CAAGGAGCTTGAACAGAAATGCAGGGCCTGTACGAAGTGCGATCTCCGTGCTGGGTGCACCCAGGTCGTCTTTGGGGAGGGGAACCCCCACGCCAAGCTCATGTTTGTGGGTGAGGGCCCGGGACAACAGGAGGACATTCAAGGCAGGCCCTTCGTGGGAGCGGCTGGACAGCTTCTGGACAGGATCCTCAATGCCGTGGGCATCAGGCGAGATGAGGTGTACATCGCCAACGTGGTGAAGTGCCGCCCGCCGGGAAACCGGCTGCCCACCCCAGATGAGGCCGAGGCGTGCCTGCCTCATCTCCGGGCCCAGATCGAGGCGATAAGGCCGAAGATAATCGTGTGTCTCGGGGCGCTCGCGACGCAGACGCTCATCGACAAGCGGGCGCGCATAACGAGGGCGAGGGGAAACTGGTTTGAAAAGGACGGCATCATGTACATGCCCACGTTTCATCCGGCTGCCCTCCTGCGCGACGAGACCAAAAAGCGCCCTGTGTGGGAGGACATGAAAAAGGTGAGAGCGATGCTCGACCAGATTGGGCGCACGTGACTGCTCCGTCCGAAGCATCCACAGAATAGTGGGTCCCCTGGTCATCATCAGTCACTGAGGCGAATAACCTAGTTGTGAAGCAACGCGTCGTTTCACGCGTCGCGCTCCTAGTGAGGGTGAACAGGCCCGGGCGCCACCCCCCGCCCCCGATAGGGCGCCGGCAAACCGTCGCCAGCTAGGACATGAGGCAGGGATCTGCGCACCCTCGCTCTGGGGGGTCGTCTCATGACTCCGGACAAGACCAGTAGGAGCAGACCTGACAAGACCAGGCCCGATCGGACGAAGCCCGAGAGGAACGTCGGAAGCTCCGAGGGGACCGAGTGTGGGTGGTTTCTCGCCATCGTGACGGGGCTCGTGGCGTCGGTCGTTGCGCTGCTTGCTGTATTCCTCGCCATTGCGGTGTACGACTACTCCGTTCCTCTTCAGCCCTCTCTCCTCGGCAAGCTAGCGTCGGTGGGGAGCTACCTCGCCACCGGCGTGGGCGGTTTCGTCGCGGGGAAGAAGGCTAGGAGACGCGGGCTTGTGTACGGCAGCTTGGTTGGGCTCGTGTTCGCCGCGGCCATCCTCATCACAGGCGCAGGAAACCCTGCGGCAGTGCCGTTGACGAGCTCGACATTCAAGAGGCTTCTTCTCTCCGTGATGGCCGGTGGTCTCGGGGGTATGTTCGGCGTCGCGTCAACTTGACCAACTTGGTCCGAGGCCGACTACTGGGCAGGCGCGCGCAGCAAGGGGGCGGCGGGCGGCCGCTGGCAGGTGTCGCCGTGCATCGCGTACGTCGCGCGCCGTGCCTGGACTGGGCTGGACCGTGTGTCCCGAAGAGTAGTTAGCGAAAGCCTAGAATCAAAATCAAAACGTTGCGAGGTAGTGATACACGACTGGAAGATGTGTTATAATATAACCAGAGAACGAACCGCCGCGCAGAGGGGGAGTCCGTCTTGAGCCAGCTTGGCGCAAAGCCCCGGGGAAGCGCCTTCGTCGCGGCGCCCGGGCTCAGGGTCGGCACGATTGCCGAGCCTGTTGCGCGCTTCTGGCACGGCGAGCTCCTGAAGGGCGGCAGCCGCCTCTTCAGGAACGTGAACGGTGACAACTGCAAAGCTGGCGCATACGGCTTCAGGGTTTTTGGCGACGGAGCGGTCGCTGTGGTGGTAACTGCGAGAAGAACGGGCCGGGGCAACGGATCAACGGTGCCTCGGCCGTCGTGTTTTCTTGCGGCTTGAACTCAAGGGCCCGAGCTGCGCCTGCGGCCCGCCGCGGGAGGCAACTTCGAGGCAGCCTGCGTAATCATTGTCGGCTGGCCTGTTGGCCCAGCGGAGCCTCAACAAATCAAACAGGAGGGGACTCGGGTGATTCAATTGAATGCGGAGGACGTTATCAGGGGTCTGAAGAGACTCAAGAGCCTGGCCAAGCAGGACATCCTCATCAGCAGCCTTGCCCCCAATCCGGAAGAGTGGATGAAGATGGCGACCGCCAGGAAGCAAAAGTACGAAACCCTGATGTCTCTTGTGGAGCAGTACGGCGTGCCGGGGGCGTGCGAGATAGCGCTCGAGCAATACGCGAGCCTGCCTGCTTCGAACGGAGACCCCGCAAGCGTCGATCCGCACACAAAGGGCGAGGAACAGGCGCTCGAGGTCTTCTTCAAGACGATAGGCGTGGACGGGAGGGCCCTGAAGGACGCTAGAGCGCGTCGAAAGGGTGTCGGAGGAACCTTGTGATCACGGCGGGGTCACGACCGGCCATCTACGGCGTCTGCACTATAAGGCAGTGTAAGTGCGTGTCGGAGCCGGGCCCGAAGGTGGGAGCGAACCGGAGGACCGCAGAGGACCGCACCGGATTCCGAAGCCGAAAGCGGCACACGCCAGGCACACACCGGGCACAACCCGCCGGACGGCCCGCTGGTCGGCACGCACTGGGCCTTCTTGACGAATGTTCTTGGCGAATCTTCATGAGGATCAATCAGTGTATCCGCCTCACAAGCCCGACTACCTTGCCGAGGATCGCCACATCCCTGACTATGATCGGATCCATGAACCTATTCTCCGGCTGCAAGCGAACCCTGCCTGCTTCCTTGAAAAACCTCTTGACCGTGGCCTCGTCGTCTAGGAGAGCGACGACTATGTCGCCGTTTTCGGCCGTGTCCTGCTGCCTCACGATGACGAGGTCATCGTTTAGGATCCCGGCTTCGATCATGCTCTCTCCGCGCACCTTCAACATGAACAGGCTGCCTTGCTCGCCGAAGTCTTTGGGAAGAGGGAAGTAGTCTTCGATGTTCTGCACTGCCAGTATGGGTTGGCCGGCCGTCACTCGACCAACGACTGGCACCGCGAGAGCCGACCCGCGGTGCAGGGCGCCCGACGCGGGCAGGACTTCGATGGCCCGAGGCTTGGTTGGATCTCGCCGTATGTAGCCCTTTTTCTCCAACTGCGACAGATGGCCGTGAACCGTGGACGTGGACTTAAGCCCCACTGCCTGCCCTATCTCGCGGACCGACGGCGGGTACCCACGGAGCTCCATCTGCTTGGTGATGAAGTCGAGGATCTGCTGCTGCCGACGGGAGATTGCCACGGATTTCCTGCGCGGCATCGTCCAAAACACCTCGCTCTCGGGTCCAAGCCCTCACGCTTTCCGAGTCGGATTATACCATACGCTACCTCCATCCGCAAACGGTTGTTCGTTGTTCGACGTCGCCCATGCCGACTTACTCCGCCGTGTCGCGGGCTGTCCCAGGTAACAAGCCCAAGCGGGGTGCTGCCCGCCATCCCGTGGGATGCGCCCCGCTTGGCCCTCTTGACACAAACATATGTTCGTGCTATGATGACGCTGCCAGTACGAACATATGTTTCCCTAATATGCGAAACGTGAGGCCAGGGGGGACTATTCATGAGGAGAGCCGACGTGTCATCGTGGAGAGCGTCGTCGAGGGCGCACGCAAATGCGGAAATCGGCATCGTGCTTGCGTGTATGGTGGCAATGGTCTGCGCCGTGGGCATCACTTTCGGTGCCGGCCGACCCGCCCGCGTAGCGTCGTCGGTACCGTCGCGCGAGGTCGTTGAAGTGGTGGTCGCCCCGGGTGATACCCTTTGGAGCATCGCCAGAGACCACGTGGGAAAGGAAGTCGATATCCGCGCCGCCGTAAGTGACATCATGGCTCGGAACCACCTGTCAAGCGCGACGCTTCGGCCCGGCCAGGTGCTCATGGTCCAGGTGGACGTGGTGGCGGATGGTGATGGCAAGCGTCCAGGTGATGACTGGGCCTCACGTGACGAAACGGTCGCCACGGCGGGATACGCAAGGTAACCGAGGCAGCCTCGATCTCGACTCGAGGTCGGGGCTGCACCTTTCACGGCGTCCCGGTAGTACCCTCGCAGTACCTCGACACCTCATCGGACCGTTCTCGCCCGCCAAAACCTTTGGATCGCATAATATATCTTATGTCAACTAGCTAGGGAAGAAAGCACTGACTGACGCATGTCACGGCCAGACTCCCCACCCCCGCCCTTCAGCCGCAAACAGTATACCCCCCTGCCGCCCTCTTCCGGAAACGATTCGGGAACGAGACTAAGGCTCAGATCACCGCGCCAATTGTCCCGTACTTTCCGTAATCCTAGGACTCCTAGGCCCCGGCTCAGTTCCGCCTGCGAGCGCCTTCTCTAGGGCCATCTTGGCCTCGCGCCGGACGAGGTCGTCCGTTTCCGCGGCCAGAGCCTTCTCCAGAAGACGCGCCGCGGCCCTTCCGCCGATCTCGCCGATGGCCCACGCCGCATGCGCTCGGACAGGCACGTGCGGATGTTGGAGCGCGAGCCCGAGCGGCGCGAGGAGCACAGGGTCCTTTGTATTGCCCGCTGCGATGGCCGCGTCGGCCACGATGCGGTTTTCCCTGGAGTAATTGGGACCAATGACCTCCGCCATCCGTGCAAGCCTCGCCCTACGCCCGCCAGCGTCGTCCCCCAGGATGCCCGCAAGGGAGAATATCTCGGCGTCCTCATCCGGCGGGGCCACGGCGTTCTTTACAGCCACCGCGTTCCGCGGGCAACAGCGCTGGCAAGCATCACAGCCCAGGATGCTGGTTCCGTACGCCCTGCGGAGCTCGATCGGAACGACCCGACCGGAGTTCATGTACGCACGGACGCACCGCGAAACGTCCAGTGCTCCGCCCGGTTGTATCGCGCCCGTGGGACAAGCCCGCACGCACGCAACGCAGCCACCGCACTCGCATGTTGTCGCCGGCGTCAACGCCTCCTGCTCTGCGTCGCTTGCGAGAGGCACATCTATGACGATCACCTGAAGGCTTATGAAAGAGCCCGATTCCTGGCGGTAAATGAGGGAGTTCTTTCCGTACGACCCAAGCCCCGCCCGCACTGCAAGGGCCTTGCTCGGAAGCCGAGGCTGGAGGACCGCACGCACCCCGGCCCGTTCTAGTGCGGCTGCAAGATGCTGTGCGGCCTCACGCGCCTCCGGATAGGCGCGGTAGTAGGCCGAGTACCCCGCCATGCCGTTCGGCAGAGGAAGCGCGTAAGGCTTGAACGGCCGCGCCAAGACCAGAATCGAGGCGGCCGAAGGCATGATACCTTTCGGCTCCCCTACGAGGCTCCTGAAGTATCTTTCATACTGCTCAGGCGAGATCATACCCGCGCGGACGCGCCGCCGGACCTCGCTATCCCATTCCGGCAGTGGGCTCGCGCCCGTCACGCCCAACCCAGTGAAACCGAGCTCAGCGGCCTTTTCCACTAAAGCGCAGCGGAGCCGGCGCTCCCGGCCACCAGCAGCGGGCTGGCCCAGCGGGCCACCGGCCACCCTGCCGCCGACCGCGGTCAGTGACATGTGCTACACGTCCCGCCGCTGCATGAGGAACAGCCGCCGCCCGACGACGAAGCTGTGCTCTTGAAGCCAGATCCCCCATTATACCCGAACGTCGACATGAGCCTCTTGACATTGCCGGCGCCGCAGTTCGGGCACTTCACCTCAGCGTGCGCGCTGCCCATGATGAGCTCCTCAAACTTGGTGCCGCATTTCGTGCACACGAACTCATAGATAGCCACAGCGTGAACTCCTCCGTTCTTGACGAGACTCAAGGGAACTCCAAGGTTTGAAGCTTCCCCTCTCCCCTTCCCTCCCCCGTTGGAAGGGATACTCCCAGGGGTATTATACAACCCCGCCCTCCTGACGTCAAAGCCTTTCGCGCGACGGCCTCGCCGCGCAAGCAAGGACCGCACGAGGCGCGCAACTCGAAACAAGCGGGCCCGCACGCCCACGGGATCGGGACCTAGCCCCGTCTGAGCCTCGCAAGTTCCTGACGCAGCATGGAGTTGAATGGGTCTATCTCCAAGGCCTTCTGCACCTCCTGTATAGCCTCAGCTTTCATGCCCTTGGCCTCGTACACCATCGCAAGATGGTAGTGCGCCGTTGCAAGGCTCTTCTCTGGGAAGTCCGACGGGAACAGCAGCGCCCGGCGGATGGTCCTCTCGGCATCGTCCAGACGCTCCTGCTTGAAATACGCCCATCCCAAGCTGTCCATGTATACCGGATTCGCAGGCTCCCCATCTACGGCCTTTTCTAGGAGAGCGACGGCGCGCTTAAGGTCCCTCTTCGTGTCCGCCAGGATGAAGCCCAAGTTGTTGCAGGCTGGAAGGTAGTTCGGGTTCTGCGCAAGCACCTTCTCCAACTCTTGGATGGCCTTGTCTGCGTTCCCGGAGAGCCAGTACGACAGCCCCAGGTCGCACCTGGCCTCGGTGTTCTCCGGATCGAGCTCGAGCACCCTCTCGTACGCCCGAATGGCCTGCTCATACTTCCTGCGATCGAACGCCGATTGCGCCTCTTTCAGCTTCGCGCGCATCTCCTCCGCTTCCTTCAGCACGAACAGGTCGTCCTTCACGCCTGTGTTGAGCTTGATGTCGCGGAGCACCTGGTCTACGCGCCCACGCGCCGACGAAAGCTCTACCTTGGTCGGGAGGAACACGCCCTTGTCCACCTGGGTCATGGTGATCTCCCCCCGCCTATCCCCGCGGAGGTCGGTAACGGTGAGTGTGTACGACTTCCAGTCGCCCTTC
The nucleotide sequence above comes from Bacillota bacterium. Encoded proteins:
- a CDS encoding uracil-DNA glycosylase, whose product is MSNVDFGGARQVPETERQVPLPIFDAADDTPPPARTPASVGETPAPQTPSGQVSCGRSAASCLKELEQKCRACTKCDLRAGCTQVVFGEGNPHAKLMFVGEGPGQQEDIQGRPFVGAAGQLLDRILNAVGIRRDEVYIANVVKCRPPGNRLPTPDEAEACLPHLRAQIEAIRPKIIVCLGALATQTLIDKRARITRARGNWFEKDGIMYMPTFHPAALLRDETKKRPVWEDMKKVRAMLDQIGRT
- a CDS encoding TIGR04086 family membrane protein, producing MTPDKTSRSRPDKTRPDRTKPERNVGSSEGTECGWFLAIVTGLVASVVALLAVFLAIAVYDYSVPLQPSLLGKLASVGSYLATGVGGFVAGKKARRRGLVYGSLVGLVFAAAILITGAGNPAAVPLTSSTFKRLLLSVMAGGLGGMFGVAST
- the lexA gene encoding transcriptional repressor LexA — encoded protein: MPRRKSVAISRRQQQILDFITKQMELRGYPPSVREIGQAVGLKSTSTVHGHLSQLEKKGYIRRDPTKPRAIEVLPASGALHRGSALAVPVVGRVTAGQPILAVQNIEDYFPLPKDFGEQGSLFMLKVRGESMIEAGILNDDLVIVRQQDTAENGDIVVALLDDEATVKRFFKEAGRVRLQPENRFMDPIIVRDVAILGKVVGLVRRIH
- a CDS encoding LysM peptidoglycan-binding domain-containing protein — protein: MRRADVSSWRASSRAHANAEIGIVLACMVAMVCAVGITFGAGRPARVASSVPSREVVEVVVAPGDTLWSIARDHVGKEVDIRAAVSDIMARNHLSSATLRPGQVLMVQVDVVADGDGKRPGDDWASRDETVATAGYAR
- a CDS encoding zinc ribbon domain-containing protein, which produces MAIYEFVCTKCGTKFEELIMGSAHAEVKCPNCGAGNVKRLMSTFGYNGGSGFKSTASSSGGGCSSCSGGTCSTCH
- a CDS encoding tetratricopeptide repeat protein produces the protein MLALFVLAISGAGHAADESINTQDVLKQIQSANARVRDLTCVLESVYNRGGVEETVTMQVVFKRPDKYHITYLAPSSNEGTRVILAKGAGVVVPKDGHWKAYDSMSVAGLETLSYMLRFTRDSIADAYDVRVSERANIRDRVAYVLSVQDRKSPGAEPDTVWIDNMKFLILQAQTSAILGEPTLLRLGTIQEGEKGDWKSYTLTVTDLRGDRRGEITMTQVDKGVFLPTKVELSSARGRVDQVLRDIKLNTGVKDDLFVLKEAEEMRAKLKEAQSAFDRRKYEQAIRAYERVLELDPENTEARCDLGLSYWLSGNADKAIQELEKVLAQNPNYLPACNNLGFILADTKRDLKRAVALLEKAVDGEPANPVYMDSLGWAYFKQERLDDAERTIRRALLFPSDFPEKSLATAHYHLAMVYEAKGMKAEAIQEVQKALEIDPFNSMLRQELARLRRG